The DNA sequence TGCCTGATTTTCAAGAATCCAGTTCTTTGCAAAAGTTCCATCCTGTATTTCTCTTAGTACTTTTCTCATTTCATTCTTGGTTTGTTCGGTGATGATCCTCTTTCCAACAGAATAATCCCCATATTCAGCAGTATCGCTGATGGAATATCTCATGTAACTTAATCCGCCTTGATTTACAAGATCTATAATGAGCTTCATCTCATGCAAACATTCAAAGTATGCACTTTCCGGCTGATATCCGGCTTCCACAAGAACTTCAAAACCTGCCTTCATCAACTCAGAAACTCCACCACAGAGTACGGCCTGCTCTCCAAATAAGTCTGTTTCTGTTTCTTCCTTAAATGTAGTTTCAAGAATTCCTGCCCTTGCACCACCTATGCCTTTTGCATATGCTAAAGCGAGGTCTTTTGCCCTTCCAGTAGCATCCTGGTATACTGCAATAAGACACGGAACCCCTCTGCCTTCCTGGTACTGGCTTCTTACAGTATGCCCGGGTCCCTTTGGCGCCACCATAAATACATCTACGTCAGCAGGCGGTACAATCTGACCAAAATGAATATTGAAGCCATGGGCAAAAACAAGTGCCTTACCAGCTTTTAAATTAGGCTCAATGCTTTCCTTATAAAGCTTTGGCTGCTTCTCATCATTAATGAGTATCATAATAATATCTGCCTGAGCTGCTGCATCATATGCAGTAGCTACTTTTAATCCTGCTTCTTCCGCCAGTTTCCAGGACTTGCTTCCTACATACAGCCCTACAATCACATCTACTCCGCTTTCATGTAGATTAAGGGCATGTGCATGACCCTGACTTCCATAACCAATTACTGCTACAGTTTTTCCACTTAATAGATCCAGATTACAATCACTCTCATAATACATTTTTGCCATATTATTAACCTCCCGTTTATTGAGTGGGGAGTGGATAGTGCGTAGTGAAAAGTATTCCTCTGTTTCTCAAATCTATCCGCATTCCCCATCTATATTTTTAAATATTATTGTATTTTCATCATTTTTTATGCCGGGATTTTACTCCCCACTCCCTACTCCTGTCTCACCACTGCCTTCCGCTTTAATTACCTGATTCCCTCTTTCAATCGCAATGGTTCCTGTCCTTACCATTTCCTTAATTCCGAATTGTTTAAGCATTTCTTCAAAAGCGGCTATCTTATCTCCTGAGCCTGTCATTTCTATGGTAAGGGTATTTTTGGATACATCTACAATCTTCGCTCTAAAAATGTCAACGATCTGGATAATTTCTGAACGCGTCGTTGAATTTGCATTTACTTTTATGAGTGCAAGTTCCCTGCTTACAGAATCCGCTGTATCCAACTGTCTTATTTTAATTACATCTATAAGTTTATTGAGCTGTTTTGTCACCTGCTCTACAGTATAATCATCTCCGTCAACTACTATTGTCATTCTGGATACATTAGGATCTTCAGTAACTCCAACCGCGAGACTGTCTATATTAAAACCTCTCCGGCTGAACAATCCGGCTACTCTTGATAGTACCCCTGGATGGTTTTCTACGAGAACAGCTAAAGTATGTTTCGCCATTTTAAAATACCTCCCCATCATAGTGTGTTTTCCTCAGGATCCACTTGAAATTCTAATAGGTAGGACCCTTTATAGTTTAATGCCCTTTCGAGCGCTTCTCTTACTTTGCTATTTTGTGTAATTTTTTCTCCCGGTATCTCATAAGCTGAAGCTAGTTTTATAAAATCAGGACTTCCTTCCAGCGTTACTGAAAAATAATTTGACTTGTATTTTAATTTTTGTAACTCACGCACCATTCCCAGGCGGTTATTATTGAAAAGAATTATTTTAATTTCAATGCCCCACTGCCTCATTGTCCCTAATTCCTGCATGGACA is a window from the Petroclostridium xylanilyticum genome containing:
- the ilvC gene encoding ketol-acid reductoisomerase, with the translated sequence MAKMYYESDCNLDLLSGKTVAVIGYGSQGHAHALNLHESGVDVIVGLYVGSKSWKLAEEAGLKVATAYDAAAQADIIMILINDEKQPKLYKESIEPNLKAGKALVFAHGFNIHFGQIVPPADVDVFMVAPKGPGHTVRSQYQEGRGVPCLIAVYQDATGRAKDLALAYAKGIGGARAGILETTFKEETETDLFGEQAVLCGGVSELMKAGFEVLVEAGYQPESAYFECLHEMKLIIDLVNQGGLSYMRYSISDTAEYGDYSVGKRIITEQTKNEMRKVLREIQDGTFAKNWILENQANRPSFNARRKMEQEHQIEVVGRELRKMMSWLKK
- the ilvN gene encoding acetolactate synthase small subunit — encoded protein: MAKHTLAVLVENHPGVLSRVAGLFSRRGFNIDSLAVGVTEDPNVSRMTIVVDGDDYTVEQVTKQLNKLIDVIKIRQLDTADSVSRELALIKVNANSTTRSEIIQIVDIFRAKIVDVSKNTLTIEMTGSGDKIAAFEEMLKQFGIKEMVRTGTIAIERGNQVIKAEGSGETGVGSGE